A region of Bacillus cabrialesii DNA encodes the following proteins:
- the purA gene encoding adenylosuccinate synthase, producing the protein MSSVVVVGTQWGDEGKGKITDFLSENAEVIARYQGGNNAGHTIKFDGVTYKLHLIPSGIFYKDKTCVIGNGMVVDPKALVTELAYLHERNVSTDNLRISNRAHVILPYHLKLDEVEEERKGANKIGTTKKGIGPAYMDKAARIGIRIADLLDRDAFAEKLERNLEEKNRLLEKMYETEGFKIEDILDEYYEYGQQIKKYVCDTSVVLNDALDEGRRVLFEGAQGVMLDIDQGTYPFVTSSNPVAGGVTIGSGVGPTKIQHVVGVSKAYTTRVGDGPFPTELKDEIGDQIREVGREYGTTTGRPRRVGWFDSVVVRHARRVSGITDLSLNSIDVLTGIETLKICVAYRYKGEIIEEFPASLKALAECEPVYEEMPGWTEDITGAKSLSELPENARHYLERVSQLTGIPLSIFSVGPDRSQTNVLRSVYRAN; encoded by the coding sequence ATGTCTTCAGTAGTTGTAGTAGGTACGCAATGGGGCGATGAAGGAAAAGGTAAAATTACAGATTTCCTTTCAGAAAATGCAGAAGTGATCGCCCGTTATCAAGGCGGAAATAACGCCGGGCATACAATCAAGTTTGACGGAGTCACATACAAGCTTCACTTAATCCCGTCTGGAATTTTCTATAAGGATAAAACGTGTGTGATCGGAAACGGAATGGTTGTAGATCCGAAAGCATTAGTCACAGAGCTTGCGTATCTTCATGAGCGCAACGTCAGTACAGATAACCTGAGAATCAGCAACAGAGCTCACGTCATTCTGCCGTATCATTTGAAATTGGATGAAGTGGAAGAAGAGCGAAAAGGGGCTAACAAGATCGGCACAACGAAAAAAGGAATCGGCCCTGCTTACATGGATAAAGCAGCCCGCATCGGAATTCGCATCGCGGATCTGTTAGACCGTGACGCGTTTGCGGAAAAGCTTGAACGCAATCTTGAAGAAAAAAACCGTCTGCTTGAGAAGATGTACGAGACAGAAGGGTTTAAAATTGAAGATATCTTAGACGAATATTATGAGTATGGCCAGCAGATTAAAAAATACGTCTGCGATACATCTGTTGTCTTAAATGATGCTCTTGATGAAGGACGCCGTGTATTGTTTGAAGGCGCGCAAGGGGTTATGCTCGATATCGACCAGGGAACATACCCGTTTGTTACATCATCTAACCCGGTTGCCGGCGGTGTTACGATCGGTTCTGGTGTCGGCCCGACCAAAATTCAGCATGTTGTCGGTGTATCAAAAGCATATACGACTCGTGTCGGCGACGGTCCTTTCCCGACTGAGCTGAAAGATGAAATCGGCGATCAAATCCGTGAAGTCGGACGCGAGTATGGAACTACAACAGGCCGTCCGCGCCGTGTCGGCTGGTTTGACAGCGTCGTAGTCCGCCACGCCCGCCGTGTGAGCGGAATTACGGATCTTTCTCTGAACTCAATCGACGTTTTAACAGGAATTGAAACGCTGAAAATCTGTGTGGCGTACCGCTACAAAGGCGAAATCATTGAGGAATTCCCGGCAAGCCTTAAAGCCCTTGCTGAATGTGAGCCGGTATACGAAGAAATGCCGGGATGGACTGAGGACATCACAGGCGCGAAAAGCTTGAGCGAGCTTCCGGAAAACGCGCGCCACTATCTTGAGCGCGTGTCTCAGCTGACAGGCATTCCGCTCTCTATTTTCTCTGTCGGTCCAGACCGTTCACAGACAAATGTCCTTCGCAGCGTGTACCGTGCGAACTAA
- a CDS encoding VOC family protein yields the protein MGKRFSYFHAAQIRIARPTGQLHEIIRFYEEGLGLKRIGEFSQHNGYDGVMFGLPHADYHLEFTQYEGESGAPVPHPDSLLVFYVPDADELTAITSKLKHMGYQEVESENPYWSHGGVTIEDPDGWRVVFMNTKGLSGK from the coding sequence ATGGGAAAACGTTTTTCATATTTTCACGCCGCACAAATCCGGATTGCGCGGCCTACAGGCCAGCTTCATGAGATCATTCGATTTTATGAAGAGGGACTGGGCTTGAAACGAATAGGAGAATTTTCGCAGCATAACGGGTATGACGGTGTCATGTTCGGCCTTCCTCATGCCGATTATCATTTGGAATTCACTCAGTATGAGGGGGAAAGTGGCGCCCCTGTTCCCCATCCCGACAGCCTCCTCGTTTTTTATGTGCCTGATGCAGATGAACTGACAGCGATCACTTCAAAGCTGAAGCACATGGGCTATCAAGAGGTTGAATCAGAGAACCCTTACTGGAGCCATGGCGGCGTGACGATAGAGGACCCGGACGGCTGGCGAGTCGTTTTTATGAACACAAAAGGGCTATCAGGCAAGTGA
- the dnaB gene encoding replicative DNA helicase produces the protein MTDVLNDRLPPQNIEAEQAVLGAIFLQPSALTLASEVLIPDDFYRMSHQKIYNAMLVLGDRGEPVDLVTVTSELANTDLLEEVGGISYLTDIANSVPTAANIEYYAKIVEEKSILRRLIRTATTIAQDGYTREDEVEDLLSEAEKTIMEVAQRKNTSAFQNIKDVLVQTYDNIEQLHNRKGDITGIPTGFTELDRMTAGFQRNDLIIVAARPSVGKTAFALNIAQNVATKTDESVAIFSLEMGAEQLVMRMLCAEGNINAQNLRTGNLTEEDWGKLTMAMGSLSNSGIYIDDTPGIRVSEIRAKCRRLKQESGLGMILIDYLQLIQGSGRSKDNRQQEVSEISRELKSIARELQVPVIALSQLSRGVEQRQDKRPMMSDIRESGSIEQDADIVAFLYRDDYYDKETENKNIIEIIIAKQRNGPVGTVSLAFVKEYNKFVNLERRFDDAGVPPGA, from the coding sequence ATGACAGACGTTCTGAATGATCGGCTTCCCCCGCAAAATATAGAAGCCGAACAAGCCGTGTTAGGCGCTATTTTTTTACAGCCGTCTGCTTTAACACTGGCTTCAGAAGTATTGATTCCAGATGATTTCTATAGAATGTCCCACCAAAAAATCTATAATGCGATGCTGGTGCTCGGTGACCGCGGTGAACCGGTTGATCTGGTTACGGTAACGTCAGAGCTTGCGAACACAGACCTGCTGGAAGAAGTGGGTGGCATTTCGTATCTGACAGATATCGCTAACTCGGTGCCAACAGCGGCTAACATAGAATATTACGCGAAAATCGTTGAGGAAAAATCGATTCTTCGCCGATTAATCAGAACCGCGACAACCATTGCTCAAGACGGGTATACCCGTGAGGATGAGGTCGAAGATTTACTCAGTGAAGCAGAAAAAACAATTATGGAAGTAGCGCAGCGCAAAAATACGAGCGCCTTCCAAAATATTAAGGACGTCCTTGTCCAGACCTATGACAATATCGAACAGCTTCACAATCGAAAAGGCGATATTACGGGAATTCCGACAGGGTTTACTGAGCTTGACCGGATGACTGCCGGGTTCCAGCGCAACGATTTAATCATTGTGGCCGCCCGTCCGTCAGTGGGGAAAACAGCCTTTGCCCTGAACATCGCCCAAAACGTGGCGACCAAGACCGACGAGAGCGTAGCGATTTTCAGTCTTGAGATGGGTGCAGAGCAGCTCGTCATGCGTATGCTCTGTGCCGAAGGAAATATTAATGCCCAAAATCTCCGTACCGGTAACCTGACGGAAGAGGATTGGGGCAAGCTGACGATGGCGATGGGAAGCCTGTCAAACAGCGGGATTTACATCGATGATACACCGGGTATCCGCGTGAGTGAAATCCGCGCCAAATGCCGTCGTTTGAAGCAGGAAAGCGGACTTGGCATGATTTTGATCGACTATCTTCAATTGATTCAGGGGAGCGGTCGTTCAAAGGACAACCGCCAGCAGGAAGTATCAGAGATTTCCCGTGAACTCAAGTCGATCGCCAGGGAGTTGCAAGTCCCTGTTATCGCGCTTTCTCAGCTTTCCCGGGGGGTTGAGCAGCGTCAGGATAAACGCCCGATGATGTCTGATATCCGGGAATCAGGAAGTATCGAGCAGGACGCGGATATTGTCGCGTTCCTTTACCGTGACGACTACTACGACAAAGAAACCGAGAATAAAAACATTATCGAAATCATTATTGCCAAACAGCGTAACGGCCCGGTAGGAACCGTGTCTCTTGCGTTCGTAAAAGAATATAACAAGTTCGTCAACCTGGAACGGCGTTTTGATGACGCAGGTGTTCCGCCCGGCGCATAA
- a CDS encoding DUF2188 domain-containing protein, protein MMKKYAVTPNVDADGWFIKVENVAPTALYTSKDAAIEKAKQVAKENSPSKLVIYDQFKNVEEEYSF, encoded by the coding sequence ATGATGAAAAAATATGCGGTTACACCCAATGTCGATGCAGATGGATGGTTTATTAAGGTGGAAAATGTGGCGCCGACAGCTTTGTATACATCTAAAGACGCCGCGATTGAAAAAGCCAAACAGGTGGCAAAAGAAAACAGTCCGTCAAAGCTTGTGATTTATGACCAGTTTAAAAATGTGGAAGAAGAATACTCATTTTAA
- a CDS encoding YycC family protein: MRPLQISAETAQKLAESLNLPLEQIMHMPQHILLAKLAELQKEEEQS; this comes from the coding sequence GTGAGACCTTTGCAAATTTCTGCTGAAACTGCCCAAAAGCTTGCAGAGTCCTTGAATCTGCCGCTTGAACAGATCATGCATATGCCTCAGCATATTCTGCTTGCTAAATTGGCTGAATTGCAGAAAGAAGAAGAACAATCGTAG
- a CDS encoding CynX/NimT family MFS transporter translates to MPKHKNIQSFWLITGIIFIAFNLRPAITSVGPVISSIRADLHMSNGTAGFLTALPLLSFAVLSPLAPKFGQRLGNERTLWLGLLMLLIGILLRSAGVTWALFAGTALIGIGIAIGNVLLPSLIKHKYPDKSGIMISLYTTSMCIFAALASGVSVPLAAQMGGGWKQAFLLWGGLALLALLIWIPQLRHRDTANKAVKLQTSSIWFSKMAWHVTIFMGLQSFLFYSSIAWFPEILRSHGMDTSTAGWMVSLMQFASLPFTFLTPVLADRMKHQRGIAAGLTAVYLIGLCGLLAGGSHILLAIWMIIIGIGQGSSISLALTLIGLRSENAQQAAALSGMSQSFGYLLAAIGPIFVGYLFDQTHSWTMPIVLLIAALIIMGASGLGAGRDQYILQTEKQRNSA, encoded by the coding sequence TTGCCAAAACATAAAAATATCCAATCTTTTTGGCTGATCACCGGCATTATCTTTATCGCCTTTAACTTGAGACCGGCCATCACTTCAGTTGGTCCGGTCATCAGCTCTATCAGGGCAGACCTGCATATGTCTAATGGGACAGCCGGATTTTTAACAGCGCTGCCGCTGCTTTCGTTTGCGGTTCTTTCTCCGCTTGCGCCAAAGTTTGGACAGCGGCTTGGAAATGAACGGACATTATGGCTCGGCCTCCTGATGTTATTGATCGGTATTTTGCTTCGTTCTGCCGGCGTGACCTGGGCCTTATTTGCCGGAACGGCTTTAATCGGTATCGGCATTGCCATCGGAAACGTTCTGCTTCCGAGCTTAATCAAGCATAAATACCCCGATAAATCGGGAATCATGATCAGCTTATACACCACTTCAATGTGTATTTTCGCGGCTTTAGCGTCAGGTGTCAGCGTACCTCTGGCGGCACAAATGGGGGGCGGATGGAAGCAGGCCTTTCTCTTATGGGGCGGGCTGGCGTTACTCGCATTGCTGATCTGGATACCTCAGCTGCGCCACCGGGATACGGCAAACAAGGCGGTGAAGCTTCAAACCAGTTCTATTTGGTTTTCAAAAATGGCATGGCATGTCACCATCTTTATGGGACTGCAATCATTTTTATTTTACAGCAGCATCGCATGGTTTCCTGAAATTCTCCGTTCGCACGGCATGGATACGTCAACAGCCGGATGGATGGTATCACTGATGCAATTTGCAAGTCTGCCTTTCACATTTCTGACACCTGTTTTAGCAGATCGCATGAAACACCAGCGCGGCATTGCCGCGGGGCTGACCGCCGTTTATCTCATTGGGTTGTGCGGATTGCTGGCGGGCGGCAGCCATATCCTGCTCGCCATCTGGATGATCATCATCGGTATCGGGCAAGGCTCCAGCATTAGTCTGGCGCTCACTTTGATTGGTCTCCGCAGTGAAAATGCCCAGCAGGCCGCTGCGCTGTCAGGCATGTCTCAGTCATTCGGCTACCTGCTTGCGGCCATCGGGCCAATCTTTGTCGGCTATCTCTTTGACCAGACACATTCATGGACAATGCCGATTGTCCTTCTCATTGCTGCCCTGATTATAATGGGAGCATCCGGACTGGGAGCCGGACGGGATCAATACATTCTTCAAACAGAGAAACAAAGAAATTCAGCATAA
- the rplI gene encoding 50S ribosomal protein L9, with protein sequence MKVIFLQDVKGKGKKGEVKNVADGYAHNFLIKKGLAVEANASNISALNGQKQKEKKEAIAELEQAKSLKETLEKLTVELSAKSGEGGRLFGSVTSKQITEQLQKDHKIKVDKRKLDLPDGIRALGFTNVPVKLHPEVQAVLKVHVKEEA encoded by the coding sequence ATGAAGGTTATTTTCTTACAAGATGTAAAAGGAAAAGGGAAAAAAGGCGAAGTCAAAAACGTAGCAGACGGTTATGCGCATAACTTTCTGATTAAAAAAGGCCTCGCGGTTGAAGCGAACGCGTCAAACATCAGCGCATTGAACGGACAAAAGCAGAAAGAGAAAAAAGAAGCCATCGCCGAGCTTGAGCAGGCAAAGAGCTTAAAAGAGACATTAGAAAAACTGACTGTTGAGCTCAGCGCGAAATCAGGTGAAGGCGGCCGTTTATTTGGTTCTGTGACAAGCAAGCAAATTACTGAACAGCTCCAAAAAGACCATAAAATTAAAGTGGATAAGCGGAAGCTTGACCTGCCGGACGGCATTCGCGCGTTAGGGTTTACAAACGTGCCTGTGAAGCTGCATCCTGAGGTGCAGGCTGTGTTGAAGGTACATGTCAAAGAAGAAGCTTAA